From the Methanothermobacter sp. genome, the window CAGGTGCCCGATAAAGAACCCGACATCAAGGAGCATCCCCAGGGATACGAAGAAGAAACTCAGAAAGACCTCCTGGAATGGCAGTATGGTCCCCTGCGCCCTGTGGGCGTAATCTGTATTTGCAACGATGAGGCCTGCGAGGAAGGCGCCCAGTGCCGGTGATAGTCCCGCACTTCCGGTGAGCCAGGTTACAGATGCACATACGAGTATCACGGTGAGGAGGAATATCTCCCTGCTCCTTGTGGCTGCAACAACATCAAAGAGCCTTGGGACGATCCACCTGGCAGAGAGGAGGGTTCCAAGGAGCACAGCGCCACCTGTAAGCAGGGTGTGAAGGGGTGTCGAACCACCGGCCCCTGCAAGGAAGGGTATGGTGAGTATCATGGGCACCGCCGCCACGTCCTGGAATATTAGGATGGCCAGGGAGGCCTGGCCGTGGGGTGTCTCTGTCTCATGGAGGTCCTGGAGGACCTTCAGTACAACTGCTGTACTGCTCAGGGCGATGAGAAAACCCATGAAGACGGCCTTTCCAGGGTTCAATCCAAGTATCAGTGTGAGGAATGCCACCATCAGCACTGTGAGTCCTATCTGGAGTGTACCCCCAATGAGGGCGGTCTTCCTGAATTCACCGAACCTCTCAGGGGACATTTCGAGTCCGATGGTGAATAGGAGGAGTATGACACCGAGTTCTGCGAGGCTCTCTATGCTGCCAGAGGATATGAGGCCAAGGACCGAAGGGCCGGCTATGACCCCTGTTACAAAGAAGCCAAGTATGGTTGGAAGTTTAGCCCGGTTCAGCACAATGAGGACAATCAGCGCGAGGCTGAATATGATGACTATCTCCCTGATTAGTGGAACCTCCATGATAACACCCTGTTTTATGACGATCCAATACTCTTATTTATATAGTGTGTATTTAACCTATAAGTCTTGATTAAAAGTGGGGGCCATGTGGACATCCCCATCTCACCAGCGTGTATTTAATCTATAAGTTTTGATTAAAAGAGAAACGAGAANNNNNNNNNNNNNNNNNNNNNNNNNNNNNNNNNNNNNNNNNNNNNNNNNNNNNNNNNNNNNNNNNNNNNNNNNNNNNNNNNNNNNNNNNNNNNNNNNNNNTTTTGTTTTTACTGGCGTGTATTTAATCTATAAGTTTTGATTAAAAGAGAAACGAGAATTTTGTTTTTACTGGCGTGTATTTAATCTATAAGTTTTGATTAAAAGAGAAACGAGAATTTTGTTTTTACTGGCGTGTATTTAATCTATAAGTTTTGATTAAAAGAGAAACGAGAATTTTGTTTTTAATTACCTATCTTTTATTTTGATGAGAGATTTTCTTAGTGGTAATGTCCATTTTAAAAAAAGAAATAAGGGTTTTTAACCCTTAAAATGGTAAACTCGCGTATATGCCCTTTATCACTGCGCTGGAAGTGTTCCAGTTGTTCACAATTCCAAGGCTGTTTCTTGAGCTCGTTGCATCTGCAGCGTACCAGGTATCGCCAACAAGGAGCTGGGCCCACACATGACCGTAGGTGTTCCCTGATGTGAAGTTACAGGTCCCATGAACGTACCTTGCAGGTATCCCTGAAGCCCTTGCAAGGGCCACAAGGAGGTGTGAATGGTCCACACAGTTGGCTGTCCTGTTCTGAAGTGTCCCCAGGGCACCGTACCTTGTGTTGTAGTAGAAGCTGTAGTTCACGTTGTCACGCACCCAGCAGAAGATGGCCGATGCCCTTGAAAATGTTGATGTGAGTCCACTGGTAATGCTTGCTGCAAGGGACCTTATCCTCTCGTTATCCACAGGACAGTTGGCCGATGATGCAAGGTACTTCCCTGTACTTTCACCCATGTAGGGGTCGTTCTCTGGCCGGTTCTTCAGTGAGGGCGCCAGCTTTGTCACGGTCACAGTATTTGGAAGTCTCCTGTTGCTGCTGTAGAAGCTCAGAATCCTTGAAACTGAGTATACAAGGCTCTCATACGAGATTCTACCTTTACCTGAACCTGCATAGTTTGGGGCTCTCTGGTTCCTTTCCATGAACCCCTGAACCACGGATGCGATCTTCAGGTACTCGTCCCTCTTTATGGTACCTGTAGCATCCCCTGCAGGGTTTGCTGCCTCACCGGCGCTAACCGGTGTTATAGGGGTGTTCTTCCCCATATTTATCTGGTTGAGGCATTTAACCATTAGATGCAGGAACTGGGCTATACCAAGCCTCTGGTTTGACACCTGCACATACCCGGGTAGGCTCTGATTCTGGTCAATGTATATCTTCAGTGATTTTGCCGCGGAAAGTATCTGTTCCCTTGTGAACCCTGAGTTGCCACTGGCAGCATCGCTGCTGCCGGAATTGTTACTGGCAGGGGTGGATGACTTCACAGAATTCAGTGTGTCGAGTCTGATGTAATTTGGAAGGCGTTGATTTGTCACTTTAAAATTAATTGCCCTTGCAAATAGCCACACAAGAGATTGGAATCCTATCCTCTGGTCCCTGAAGCTGATGTATCCAGGTGCGCCTCCACTCTGGAGCACCCTACCTGCAACTTCAAGGTAGTCCTTCAGGTAAATTGAGCCTTTGAGCACGGTTCCGGATGTTTCTGACGGTACCTGTACCTGGTTCACTGATGGTGTCCTGTTGAGGACGTACTGTGATTCTAGCTGCAGGAACTGTGCCAGGTTCACCTTCACATCCCCCACCTCCACGGTGAGGGGCAGACGCCTGTTCTTTGCAATGAAGGCATTGACACGGACTGCCGCGTCCTCAACATCGGCCCGTGAGACTGATGGGCCCGCTGCAGCGGCTGGAGTTTTACTCTTATTCTCCAGGCTGCCCATGATCTCTGCCACCGTGGAGTTCTTCTCCATAACTGTACTGCAGGTTTTCGGTGTCATGTTATCAGGAAGCAGTGCTTCTTCACCTTGTGTGTTCTGGGCATAGATCTCTCCGGTATTGAGTAACACCATGCATGCGAAGAGCACGCACAGGAGTTGCATACCACGGGATATACTATCGCCTCCAGATGCAGGAAGGAATCCTGCAGAGATATATCTTTCTTTCTGATTTTATTTATAGATTTTGATATGATTCTGAACGGTTTTCACGTCTTTCCAGTAAAAATAAAATTCAGCGACTCTTACAGACATAAACCTTTAGAGAATCAATAGAATAATTAGATAACCTGATAGTGGTTCTTAAAACCTTTCAGCGTACCTTATCTCTGAGAATTCTATCAGGAACTCTGTACCACTGCCCAAGGTGTACTCAAGTGTCCCATCCAGCTGGTCTGTGAGGTTCCTCACAAGGAGCATGCCAAGGCTTCTGAGGTTATCAAGGCTGAAGTCAGGAGGTAGGCCCACACCGTTGTCAGCAACCCTTAAGACGAAGTTGTCACCCCTCCTTTTTAGGGAGACAAGGAGTTCACCATCGCCGTTGGGAAAGGCGTACTTGAAGGCATTTGTCACAAGTTCATTGATTATAAGACCCAGGGGCATTATGGTGTCAATGTTCAGTTTAACATCATCAACATCAAATCTGACATCAACCCTCTGATCAGGCTTCTGGTAGGAGAACATGATGCTCCTCACAAGTCCCTCAATGTAGCCCCTCACATCTATATCAGAGAGGTTCCCTGATCTGTAGAGCTTCTCATGTATCATGGACATGCTCAT encodes:
- a CDS encoding cation:proton antiporter; translated protein: MEVPLIREIVIIFSLALIVLIVLNRAKLPTILGFFVTGVIAGPSVLGLISSGSIESLAELGVILLLFTIGLEMSPERFGEFRKTALIGGTLQIGLTVLMVAFLTLILGLNPGKAVFMGFLIALSSTAVVLKVLQDLHETETPHGQASLAILIFQDVAAVPMILTIPFLAGAGGSTPLHTLLTGGAVLLGTLLSARWIVPRLFDVVAATRSREIFLLTVILVCASVTWLTGSAGLSPALGAFLAGLIVANTDYAHRAQGTILPFQEVFLSFFFVSLGMLLDVGFFIGHLPLIILALIGVMMIKLALNSFVSFIMGFSARVVVLTGVVLAQIGEFSFILSESGLRYGLMDRFTFQAFLSVSLITMALTPFLISLSPRISERIIQADIHPRIKNGRRYRKPEVNLEDHLIIIGMGITGRRLAETCEDHGIPYIGIDVNPETVRRARDEGLNVYYGDGTHVGVLRHFNVPEAAVMVVAIADYRSTVHAIHEARALNDRMKIIARIRGFENTENLYTAGADVVISEKREATERISGEIFSCYSGVCELED
- a CDS encoding pseudomurein-binding repeat-containing protein encodes the protein MQLLCVLFACMVLLNTGEIYAQNTQGEEALLPDNMTPKTCSTVMEKNSTVAEIMGSLENKSKTPAAAAGPSVSRADVEDAAVRVNAFIAKNRRLPLTVEVGDVKVNLAQFLQLESQYVLNRTPSVNQVQVPSETSGTVLKGSIYLKDYLEVAGRVLQSGGAPGYISFRDQRIGFQSLVWLFARAINFKVTNQRLPNYIRLDTLNSVKSSTPASNNSGSSDAASGNSGFTREQILSAAKSLKIYIDQNQSLPGYVQVSNQRLGIAQFLHLMVKCLNQINMGKNTPITPVSAGEAANPAGDATGTIKRDEYLKIASVVQGFMERNQRAPNYAGSGKGRISYESLVYSVSRILSFYSSNRRLPNTVTVTKLAPSLKNRPENDPYMGESTGKYLASSANCPVDNERIRSLAASITSGLTSTFSRASAIFCWVRDNVNYSFYYNTRYGALGTLQNRTANCVDHSHLLVALARASGIPARYVHGTCNFTSGNTYGHVWAQLLVGDTWYAADATSSRNSLGIVNNWNTSSAVIKGIYASLPF